The following coding sequences are from one Triticum dicoccoides isolate Atlit2015 ecotype Zavitan chromosome 4A, WEW_v2.0, whole genome shotgun sequence window:
- the LOC119289222 gene encoding 1,4-dihydroxy-2-naphthoyl-CoA thioesterase 1-like produces MMEEKYEEDTHAHVHRTRTLPSPHHASARPVNPTNLGRVMGDATGPASTKPAELDVPLSALGFEMEEVSPSRLTGRLVVTDTCCQPFKVLHGGVSALIAEGLASTGAHMASGYRRVAGMQPSINHFRSAATGDTVLVRAVPVHIGRFTQVWEVKLWKMDAPTQGEGPQIAEARVTLLCNLPVPDEMKSAGESLRKYSKL; encoded by the exons ATGATGGAAGAGAAGTACGAGGAGGACACGCACGCACACGTGCACCGCACCCgcaccctcccttccccccaccacGCCTCGGCTCGGCCAGTCAACCCAACGAACCTCGGCCGCGTCATGGGCGACGCCACGGGCCCGGCGAGCACCAAGCCGGCGGAGCTGGACGTGCCGCTCAGCGCCCTAGGCTTCGAGATGGAGGAGGTCTCGCCGTCGCGGCTCACCGGCCGCCTCGTCGTCACGGACACCTGCTGCCAG CCGTTCAAGGTGCTGCACGGCGGCGTGTCGGCGCTGATCGCGGAGGGCCTGGCGAGCACAGGCGCACACATGGCCTCGGGATACCGCCGCGTCGCCGGCATGCAGCCCAGCATCAACCACTtccggagcgccgccaccggcgACACCGTCCTCGTGCGCGCCGTCCCCGTCCACATCGGCCGCTTCACCCAG GTATGGGAGGTGAAGCTATGGAAGATGGATGCACCCACACAGGGGGAAGGGCCTCAAATCGCCGAGGCAAGGGTCACGCTCCTCTGTAATCTACCGGTGCCGGATGAGATGAAAAGTGCGGGAGAATCCCTTAGAAAATACTCTAAACTGTAA